A window of the Tiliqua scincoides isolate rTilSci1 chromosome 5, rTilSci1.hap2, whole genome shotgun sequence genome harbors these coding sequences:
- the LOC136653496 gene encoding perforin-1-like, whose protein sequence is MTWHLMGVSFLPGGSQAGTQRSTGLQRLMEASAPASSKCLVLAWICQRKDERFRIIKNKSVSAKFMNNVKILPEKLDSHSKWGYNQLILRYGTHFMKEPDLGARVNYMTGIEACRIPLTNYTISEIRRCLEIEAGVHIGFDEMTKNPDFHKCKHKRTDMAFLFLVSKYIKDLEGGRTSNSDLSDEAFNFPESSKRWLESVKTLPALLSSSIEPLHTLLDKNDPRRENLRQVVSEHVRRQVLLRNCTLLCPPGVQQSVWEPCSCECPSNNFTNTMCCSQQQGLGKLTMTIQRAESLWGDFFTHSDGYVSVSLQNKEMCTHTVWNNNNPEWNTSMDFGIVKLTGDFTKVKIEVWDEDSGWNDDLLGRCLMTLRPWETFQHVCRLNHGSLHYKGRLVCGYHLGGPSCRDYIPLWPKERKKNSQHMGKAER, encoded by the exons ATGACTTGGCACCTGATGGGTGTctcctttctcccag gaggaagccaggccggcactcagagaagcactggcctgcagaggctgatggaagcctctgctCCAGCTTCCTCCAAGTGCCTTGTGTTGGCTTGGATATGTCaacgcaaggacgaaag GTTTCGTATCATCAAAAATAAGTCAGTTAGTGCAAAATTCATGAACAATGTAAAAATTCTTCCTGAAAAGCTTGACTCCCACTCAAAGTGGGGCTACAACCAATTAATTTTACGCTATGGGACTCACTTCATGAAGGAGCCTGACTTGGGAGCACGTGTCAACTACATGACAGGTATTGAGGCATGCAGGATTCCGTTGACAAACTACACTATCTCTGAGATCCGTCGTTGCCTGGAAATTGAGGCGGGTGTCCATATTGGTTTTGATGAAATGACTAAGAATCCAGACTTCCACAAGTGCAAACACAAGAGAACAGACATGGCTTTCCTCTTTCTAGTCAGTAAATACATAAAGGACCTTGAGGGTGGGAGAACTTCTAACTCAGACTTGAGTGACGAAGCATTTAATTTCCCAGAATCCTCCAAACGTTGGCTGGAAAGTGTCAAAACTCTGCCTGCTTTGCTTTCCTCCTCCATCGAGCCGCTCCATACCTTGCTGGATAAGAATGACCCTCGGAGGGAGAACTTGCGGCAGGTAGTCAGCGAGCATGTGAGAAGGCAAGTTCTGCTGAGGAACTGCACACTCCTGTGCCCACCAGGGGTCCAACAGAGTGTCTGGGAACCCTGCTCCTGTGAATGTCCCAGTAATAACTTCACCAACACCATGTGCTGTTCACAACAGCAAGGCCTGGGAAAGCTGACCATGACAATTCAACGTGCCGAAAGTTTGTGGGGTGACTTCTTCACACATTCCGATGGCTATGTCAGTGTGTCACTTCAAAACAAGGAAATGTGCACCCACACTGTTTGGAACAACAATAATCCAGAATGGAACACCAGCATGGACTTTGGAATCGTCAAGTTGACAGGGGATTTCACTAAGGTAAAAATAGAagtgtgggatgaggactccggATGGAACGATGATCTTTTGGGGAGATGCTTGATGACTCTGAGACCTTGGGAAACATTTCAGCATGTCTGTCGGCTGAATCATGGGAGCCTGCACTACAAAGGCCGTTTGGTTTGTGGTTACCACCTTGGAGGCCCTTCCTGCAGGGATTATATCCCTCTGTggccaaaggaaagaaaaaaaaattcgcAACACATGGGCAAAGCTGAGAGGTAA